CCACTCCGGCGTCCATCAGGTGATCGGAGGCCCGCAGAAAGACTTTCGGCTCCCCCGGTCCGATCAGCGCGGCGACGACCTCCCCCGTCAGGCGGCTCGCGCGGAAGGCCACCTCGGTCGCCGGATCGAGGCGTTCGGGGTCGAGGCGGTCCATCACCGTCTGAATGGCCTCCATCACGAGGGGGTCCTGGCCCACAGCCTGTGGCTCCTTGCCCCGGCGCTCGCGGTAGGCGAGGCCCTGCGGCGTCACGAGGTACTGGGCCGTATTGCGGTAGTGCCACTCGCGCGGGCTGGGCACCGTCCCCGCGACGGGATGGCGCAGCTTGGCGATGCGGCTCAGGGCCTCCTCCACGAGGGCGCGTTTGAAGCGCAGTTGCGCTGGGTAGCTCGCGTGGGCGAGGTCCACGGTGGGGAGGTCGGGGGCCTCCACCCGGTCGGGACTTGCCTCCAGCACCTCGCGCGTCACGCCCTGGCGCACGCCCCGGCCCGCGCGCACGGCGGCCAGCACCCGCTCGCCCGGCAGCGCCCCGCGCACGAGCACCACGCCGGACTCGTCCCGCGAGAGACCCAACCCCCCGGCGACGAGTTTTTCGATGTCCAGCGTGAGAAGGGGGTCAGGCATGGGGCACAGGGTAGCGCGGGGAGGAGGGGGCAGAGGGGGCTAGGGAACTTTGCGCTACTCGATAGGAGAACTTACTTCTCCTCTGAATTCAACTTGCCCAGAGATTTGCGAAAAAGCTCTCCAGAGGACGACAAAGATTCTCCTGCCTCAACAAAACGCTCGGGTTGGTCGAGAGGCCGCTCTTCGCTCACACGCGCAGGATGAGTTTCGCGTAGGTATCCCTCTCCCACCTCCAGAAAGTGCCCTCCTGTTCCGTGCTGGTCGTGATGCAGTTTCTCCATCAATTGAAGTTCCTGGTCGAGCAGTTCAGCGAAGGATTGGGCATGACCTCCCGGTTCCGTCTCCCCTTCGCTCAACCACCACGCGGGCGTGTCAAACCCACCTTCTGCCACGGTGTATTGCAAGCTGTAGCCCTGATGCGTCAGCAGCACATGGGCGCGAGGCGGCAACACGAAGCCAGGTGACTCATTCAAAATCTCCCGGACCACCTCGTCCGTCTCCTCGGGGCGGTCGAGGTCAAGCAGGTCGCTGCCACGAAACAACTCTCCCGACTTGCGGCCCATCCGCAGGAGAAACGTTCGGTAGACCTCCGGCAAACGCCCTCCTGCGCGCTCCTCCGCTCCCACACCGCAGCCTCGGAAAAGCCCTCGAAGGTCCAGAGTTGCTCCATATAGCGAGATGCATTGGCGCGCGTCGTATTTTCGAAACGAAGGGGAGGGTTGGCTGCCATTCGCAGTAGGCGCAACTGAACCTCGTCAATTACGGCATTTGCATCCGTCATTTCATCATGATGACAGGCGAAGGGGCGGCCCCACCCTCTCAAGCCGCCCCTCTCCCCCGCCCCGCGCTCAGCCCTCCTCGTACTCCAGATAGGTGTAGCCCAGCAGTTCCTCGCCGTAGTCCTCCAGCAGTTCGTTCTCCTGCTCGGGGGTCAGGGTGCCCAGCTTGAGGGCGGCGTCGGTCTGGTCCTCAATGGAGTCGCGGAGCATCACTTCCTCATAGCCCATGCTCTCGATCATGCGCCGGGCCTTCTGGCCGCGCACGAAGAGGTCGAGGTGGTATTTCCCGCCGGGACGGACGGTGACGTGCGCCTCGCTCACCTTGCCGAAGAGGTTGTGCGCGCTGCCGAGCACGTCCTGATACGCGCCCATCAGGAAGACGCCGAGGTAGTAGGGTCGCCCGCCCGGCTCGTGCAGGGGCAGGGTAGCCTTCACGTCGCGCAGGTCGATGAACTTCTCGATCTTGCCGTCGCTGTCGCAGGTGATGTCCACGATGGTGCCCTGACGGGTGGGCTTCTCGTTCAGGCGGTCCACCGGCACGATGGGAAAGAGCGCCTGGATCGCCCAGTTGTCGGGCAGGCTCTGGAACAGCGAGAAGTTGCAGATGTACTTGTCGGCCAGGACTTTTTGCAGGTCCTCCAGCTCGTCGGGGACGTACTTCTCCCCCTGAATCAGCTTGGCGATCTTGCGGAGGATCGCGTTGAACAACGCCTCGCCGCGCGCTCGGTCGTCGAGCGTGACGTAGCCGAGGTCGAAGAGGTTGTGCAGCGTCCCCTTGTCGCCCACCGCGTCGTTGTACATCTCGCGGTAGTTGCGGGCGCTGAGGTTGACGAGGATTTCTTCGAGGTCCTTGACGATCTGGTGGCTGTCCTCGTTCGGCGCGGCCAGTTCCTCCAGGTCGCGGGTCGGCCCCGTCACGTCCACCACGGGCATGATCAGGACGGCGTGGTGGGCCGTCAGCGCCCGGCCCGACTCGGAGATGATGGTCGGCTCGGGCACGCCGCGCGCCTTGCAGGTCTCCTGCACCGTGTACACCACGTCGGCGGCGTACTCGCCCACGGTGTAGTTCATGGAGGCGTAGAAGGTGGTCTTGGAGCCGTCGTAGTCCACGCCGAGGCCGCCGCCCACGTTGAGGTACTTGAGCTGCGCCCCGGCGGCGATGAGACCCGCGTAGGTCTGGGTGGCCTCACGCACGGCGATCTTGACCCGGCGGATGTCGGTGATCTGCGATCCGATGTGGGTGTGGAGCATCACGAGCGAGTCGAGCATGTCCGCCTCGCGCAACCGCTCGACCACCCGCAGGAGTTCGTAGGCGTTCAGCCCGAACTTCGCCTGATCGCCGCCGGATTCCTCCCACTGGCCCGAGCCGCGTGCGTGGAGCTTGAAGCGCACGCCGATGGCGGGCTTAACGCCGAGCGCGCGGGCCTGCTTGAGCACGCGGTCCAACTCGCTGTACTTCTCCAGCGTGATGACCACGTTCTTGCCCAGGCTGCGGCCCCACAGGGCGAGCTTGATGAAGCCGTCGTCCTTGAAGCCGTTGCAGCACAGCAGGGCGTCGGGGTGCATCCGCTGGGCGAGGCACAGGGCGAGTTCGGCCTTGCTGCCCGCCTCCAGCCCGTGCGCGTAGTCGTACCCGGCGGCGGCGACCGTCTCCACGACGAGGCGGCGCTGGTTGACCTTGATGGGAAACACGCCCTGGTAGTGCCCCGTGTACCCGTACTCGGCGATGGCCTTGCCGAAGGCGTCGTTGAGGTGCTTGACGCGTCCGGCGAGGACCTGGGGAAAGCGCAGGATCACGGGCAGGCTCTCGCCACGCTCCACGATCTCGTCGATGATCGCCCGGAGCGGCGCGTGGAGGCCGGGCGCGGGCGTAACCTCCAGTTGGCCCTTGTCCGAGACGCGAAACCAGCCGCCGCTCCAGTTGGGCACCTGGTACAGTTCGGCGGCGTCAGCGGTAGAAAAGGAAGGTGAAGTCGTCAATTGGGGCGTCCTCCGGGGTAGGGTAGGCTCGCCGTGCGCGGGGTTCGGAGGACGGGGCAAAGAGCCGCGCTTCACGGACGCCGTGCGAAACCGGGGGGCATGATAGGGCAAGGCCGGGCGCGGGGTAAGGGCGTGGATGGCAATTGGGGAGGAGCCACCAGCTTCCAGCGGCCAGCCGCCAGCAAGGGCGCTATGGCTGGAAGCTGGCGGCTGGTCGCCCTGCAAACGAAGAGGAGCGAGGCATCCACACCTCGCTCCCCCCTCCTCTGGCGGTCCGGACGGGATTTGAACCCGCGACCTTCTGCGTGACAGGCAGATATGCTAACCGCTACACTACCGGACCAGTACTACCAGACCAACACTGGCCGAGGCCAGCGGAAAGAAGAGTACGGGGCGGCGGGCGGGTTGTCAAGCCGGGGCGGAGTGTGCGTGCGCGGCGTGCATAGGGTGGAACGTGCCGAGAGGGTAAACAAGCCGGAAAAGCACGTTATAGAGGAGGGAATTTCCGTCGCACCCACCTCACCCCGCATGAGTTTGACTTCCGGCGTATAACGGGGTATCTTGTTTTTATCATCGCCCGATGGGGCGGATTTTTTATTGCCCGCGCCCGAGTCAGTGTTCGAGGTGCCGAAGATATAAGCTGAGCGGTTCCAACCCCACGGCGGCCCGTCGTTCGTCCACGTCACCCGGCTCCAGGGGAAAGGGCGTGCCGTCCGGCTGGACCTGTGTTCCATACCGCTGCCCCCTCCCCTCACGGATGCAGATGCGGTCGTGCAGGAAAGTGGTGTGTGCCGGGGACACCTCGCCGGGCGGCAGGGCACACAGCAGGGCCAGCACCTCCCTCTGCCCGCTCAGGTCCGGGGAGTGCCGGGCAAGGAGCCATGCGGCGGTCGCCCCCTGCTCACCGACCAGGGAGCGGGTGGGCCAGCCGTGGGCGGCCACCACTTCCCGCAGGAAGACCGTGGACGCCGAATCGAAGGCAAGCCAGGCGTCGGCATCCACAGGGCCGGAGCGGAGCCGCCGATCCTCCTCCATCCACGTGAGCAGTCGAGCGCGCAGCTCCTCGTTCATCCTCCCACACCCCTCCCCGGCGGCCCCGGCTCAGGGCATCGTCGCCATGATGCGGCGGTACACCTCGTCCATGCTGCCCACGCCGTCCACCGGGCGCAGGTGGCCGCGTGCCCCGTAGTGGTCGATGAGGGGCTGGGTCTGCTCGCGGTAGACCTGCTGGCGCTTGCGGGCGACCTCCTCGGTGTCGTCGCTGCGGGCCGCCTCGCCGCGCGCCGCCGCCTGCCGCCCACGGTCCACGATGCGCTCGATCAGCGTCTCGTCGGGCACGTCGAGCAGGGGCACAGCGCTCACGGGGGCACCCAGTTCCTCCAGCAGCATGTCGAGCGCCTCGGCCTGCGCGGTCGTGCGGGGAAAGCCGTCGAAGATGACGCGCACGGGTTCCATCCCGGCGAGGCGGTCGCGGATCAGGGCGATCAGGATGGCGTCGGGGACGAGTTGTCCAGCGTCGAGCATGGGCTGAACCATCCTGCCGAGTTCGGTGCCGCGCGCGATGTGGTCGCGCAGAATGTCGCCCGTGCTGATCTTGGTCAGTCCCTGCTCGCGGGCGAGACGTTCGGCCTGGGTTCCTTTCCCCGCGCCGGGCGGGCCGAGAAAGATCACGACCTTGTTCTTCGGTTGAATCACTGCTGCCTCCTCTGGGTGTACAGCATAGGGCGAAAGGGTGAAATGCGGCACGTTCCTGCCCAGCCCTGTCCTTCTCTCCAGCAAGGCCACGAAAAACCGCCCACCGTGGGGGTGAGCGGCAGAATTCGGAGGACGTTCAGTTGTTCAGGCGACCGCGAATGCGGCCCTTGCTGATGAAACCGTCGTAGCGCCGGACGGTGAGCTGCGCCTCCAGTTGCTTGAGCGTTTCGAGCGCCACACCCACGATGATGAGCAGGCCCGTGCCGCTGAACTGGAAGGTCGAGATGCCCGTCGCCCGCTGCACGAGCTGCGGCACCACCGTCAGGACGACGAGGAAGACCGCGCCCCACAGGCTCAGGCGGCTGCTGATGCCGCCCAGGAACTCGGCGGTGGGCGCGCCGGGCCGCACGCCGGGGATGAAACCGCCCGCCTCACGCAGTTGCTCGCTGATGCGCCGGGGGTCGAATTGCACGCTGTTGTACAGGTACGTGAACCCGAAGATCAGCAGGGCCTCCAGCGCGATGTACCACGGGCTGCCCACGGTCAGGTACGTCTGGATGAAGGCGTTCACCGCCGGGGCGCGGGTCGTCGTCGCGCTGCCGATCAGGTTGGGGATGATCAGCATCGCCGAGGCGAAGATTACCGGGATCACGCCCGCCTGGTTCACCTTGATGGGCAGCCAGGTAGCCTGCCCGCCGAGGTTCCGCGCCGCGCCCCCCGGTGCCCCGCCGCGTGCCCGCGCGTAGGTCACGGGCACCCGGCGCTCGCCCTGGTAGACGTACACGATGCCCGCGATGGTCACGAGGATGACGGCGGCGAAGGCGACGATCTGGAGCAGAGACACCTGATCGGTGCGGAACAGCTCCCCGGTCGCGGCGATCTCGCGCGGGTAGTTGGCGATGATGCCCGCCGTGATGATCAGGCTGATGCCGTTGCCGACGCCCACCTCGGTCATCCGCTCGCCGATCCACAGGGTGAAGGCAATGCCCGCCACCTGCGTCAGCACCATCACGAGGACGGTGAAGACGCCGGGGTCCCAGCCCACTGCCACGAACGCCGGGTTGCTGGTGATGTACAGCGAGAAGAACAGCGCCTGGATGGTCCCCAGCCCCACCGCCGCGTAGCGGGTGTACTGGTTGATGCGCTTGCGGCCCTCCTCGCCCTCCTTGCTGAGCTTTTCCAGCGCGGGGACGGTAGTGGTCAGGAGCTGGATGACGATGCTCGCCGTGATGTACGGCAGCACGCCGAGGGCGAAGATCGAGAATTGCGAGAGATTGCCGCCCGAGATCAGGCTGATCAACCCGAAAAGGCCACCCTGGGTGGCCTCTTCGAGCGCGTCCGTGTTCACGCCCGGCGTCGGGATGGTGCTCCCGAGTCGGTACACGGCGAGCAGCAGCAGGGTGAAGACAATCTTCCGGCGCAACTCCGGGATGCGGAACGCGTCGCGGAAGGCGCGCAGCATGCTAGCCCGCCTGCTCGGCGTTCTCGCTGCCCGCGCTCTGCCCGCTGTCCGGCAGGACGACGCGCCCACCCGCCGCCTGCACGGCCCGGACGGCGGCCTCGCTGGCGGCGTCCACGTGCACCGTCAGGGCGCGGGTCACTTCCCCACGGGCGAGGAGCTTGAGGGGCCGGTTCTTGCGGCGCACCAATCCCGCCCCCTCCAACGCCGTGCGGTCGAAGGTGTCACCCTCCAGGGCCGCGAGCTGCGAGAGGTTGACGACCTCGTAGGTCGTGCCGACGTTGTTGAAGCCGCGCTTGGGTAGGCGGCTGATCAGCGTGCTGCGGCCACCCTCGAAGAACTGGCCCTTGCCGGCACCGCTGCGGGCCTTCTGGCCCTTGTGCCCGCGTCCGGCGGTCTTGTCGGTGCCGCCGGGGCCACGGCCCACACGCTTGCGGTTCTTGCGGCTGCCGGGCGCGGGGGTCAGGTCGTTGAGTTTCATTCCTGCACCTCCAACAGGTGCGCGACGGTCCTGATCATGCCGCGCGTGGCGGGGGTGGCCGTCAGCTCACGGCTGTCGCCGATGCGGCGCAGGCCAAGAGCCTTCACGGTCTCCACCTGGTTCTTCGGACGCCCGATCACGCTGCGCCGCAGAGTCACCTTGATGGTCGTGGTCGGGGCCGTCACTGGGCACCTCCCGCCTGGGGCTGGGCCGCCTGGGGCTGTGCCGTCTGCGCCTGGGCCGTGATGCCGCGAATCGCGCGCACCTGCCCCGCCGTCCGCAGGTTCCTCAGCCCGTCGAACACCGCGTAGGCGACGTTGACCTTGTTGCGGCTGCCAAGTTCCTTGGAGAGCATGTTCGTGATGCCCGCCAGCTCCGCGATGGAGCGGGGCACCGTACCCGCGATCACGCCCGTGCCGGGGCCGGCGGGCTTGAGCAGCACGCGGCTGGTGGAGTTCGCGCCCACGATGTCGTGGGGGATGGTGCCGTTCTCCACGGGCACGGTGATCATGTTCTTGCGCGCGATGGCCTTGGCCTTCTCGATGGCGACGGGCACTTCCTTCGCCTTGCCGATGCCCATCCCCACGCGACCGTTGCGGTCCCCAAGGATCACGAGCGCGGCGAAGCGGAAGCGGCGGCCACCCTGGTAGGTCTTGGACGTGCGGTTGACGAAGAGCATCTTCTCCTCGAACTCGCTCGTCTCGCGCTCCGCGTTGCGGTCGTTCCGTCGATTAAAAGTCAAGGCCACCCTCCCGCGCCGCGTCCGCGAGCGCCTTCACGCGACCGTGGAACTTGTACTGTCCCCGGTCAAAGACAACCTGCCTGACCCCCTTGGCGGCGGCGGCCTCGGCCAGCGCGCGGCCCACGGCGGCGGCGGTGTCGGTCTTGGTGCCCGTCTTGACGGCTCCGCTGCTCGCGGCGGCCAGCGTGGTGCCGGTCGTGTCGTCGATGATCTGGGCGTAGATATGCTTGCTGGAGCGGAACACGCTCAGGCGCGGGCGCTCCCCGGCGGCGACGCGCACCTTGCGGCGGGCGCGCAGCTTGCGGCGGACGGTGGTCAGGTTCGCCATTACTTCTTCCCCTTCCCGCCCGTGGCACCGGCCTTGCCGGCCTTGAGGGCGATCTGCTCGCCGACGAAGCGCACACCCTTGCCGTGGTAGGCGTCGGGCTTGCGCACCTTGCGGACGTTCGCGGCCACCTGGCCGACGAGTTGCTTGTCGATCCCCGAAACGTCGATACGGGTCGGTTCCGGCACCGTGAAGGTCACGCCGGCGGGCGGCTCGATGACGACCGGGTGGCTGAAGCCGATGGTCAGCTCCAGATTCCGCCCGGCGAGGCGGGCGCGGTAGCCCACCCCACGCAGCTCTAGGTTGATGGTAAAGCCGTCGCTCACGCCCTTGACGGCGTTGGCGACGAGCGTGCGCGTCAGGCCGTGCAGGGCGCGGTGCTCCTGGCGGTCACTGGGGCGCTCGACGAGAAGCTGACCGTCCTCGCTCTTGATGCTCAGCTCGGAGTTGAAGGGAACGGTGAGTTCCCCCCTGGGGCCTTTGACCCGGAATAGGCCGGGGTCGGTGTTTACGGTCACGCCGCTGGGCACGGCGATGGGTTGGCGACCGATACGTGACATGGATGCTCCTTAAGTGTCGGGACGGGGAAGTGGTCCCGTGTTCAGGCAGTGGGGGGCGTCCGCGTTACCAGAGAACGCAGATGACTTCGCCGCCCACGCCCTGCTTGCGGGCCTCGCGGTCGGGCAGCAGGCCCCGGCTCGTCGAGACGACGGCGACGCCCAGGCCGCGCTGGATGCGGGGCAGGTTCTCGGCACTCACGTAGGCGCGGCGTCCGGGGCGGGACACGCGCTCGATGTGCTTGATGACCTGCTCGCGCTTGACGCCGTACTTCAGCGTCACACGCAGCACGTCGAACTTCTGGCCCTCGGGGCGGGTGCGCTCGACCGAGGCCACGTAGCCCTCGCGCACGAGCAGCCGGGCGAGTTCCTCCTTGAACTTGGAGGCCGGGATGTCCACGCTCTCCTTGTAGGTGCGCGTCGCGTTGCGGATGCGCGTGAGCATGTCGGCGATGGGATCACTCAGCATGGGTCTCCTCCGGGGGCGTTGCTCTCTGGGCAGTCCAGAAGGCCCCTGGCCGGGGGGAAGCCGCCCTGGGGCAGCCTCCCGAGTCTTCCCGAAGAATGGCCTGACCGCGCTTGGGGTCGGCAGGCCCGCTCCTTCTGTTGGGTCCTATCCCTGGGCCGGACGATACCCACCCAAAGGGGGCGGATCGTATCCGGGAGGGCCGGGCGGGGGTGAGGGCGGGGCTACCAGCTGCTCTTCTTCACGCCCGGCAGCTCACCCCGGTGGGCCAGCTCGCGCAGGCAGATGCGGCAGATGCCGAAGAAGCGGTAGTAGCCACGCGGGCGGCCACAGCGGGAGCAGCGGTTGTAGTTCTGCACGGCAAACTTCGCGCCGCGCTCCGCCTTCACAACTTTCGAAGTCTTCGCCATAGGCTGTCCTTACTTGCGGAACGGAAGACCCATCGCCTGGAGCAGCGCGCGGGCTTCCTCGTCGGTTTTGGCGGTCGTGACGATGGTGATGTCCATTCCGCGCACCTTGTCGACCATATCATAGGTGATCTCGGGGAAGATCAGCTGCTCCTTGATGCCCAGGTTGTAGTTGCCCCGGCCATCGAAGGCGTTGGGGTTGATCCCCCGGAAGTCGCGGATGCGCGGCAGCCCGATGTTGATCAGCTTCTCCAGGAACACGTACATGCGCTCACCGCGCAGCGTGACCTTGAGGCCGACGGGCATGCCCTGACGCAGCTTGAAGTTGGAGATGCTCTTCTTCGCCTTGGTGACGATGGGCTTTTGCAGGGTGATCAGACCCAGCTCGCGCGCCGCCTTGTCGATGGCCTTGCTGTCCTCCTTGGAGGAACCCAGGCCCTCGTTCACCACGATCTTCTCGATGCGCGGCGCGGCCATCACCGAGGAGTAGCCGAACTGCCCCATCAGCGCGGGGCGCACCTGCTCGTTGTACTTCGTCTTGAGGGTCTGCATGTGTCCTTGCCTCTCTTCGGACGGACGGGTCGTCCGGGATCACGCGCGCGGCGTGGCCCTGAGTGTCAGTCGATGACCTTGCCGCTCTTCACGGCGACGCGGACCTTCTTGCCGTCCACGATCTGCTTGCGAACGCGGGTGGCCTGGCCGGTCTCGGGGTCCACCAGCGCGACCTTGCTCGCGTGGATCGCGCCCTCGCGCTGCTCGATGCCGCCCTGCGGGTTGCTCGCGCTGGGCTTGACATGCTTGGTGACGATGTTCACGCCCTCCACGACGACCTTCGCCTCGTGGGGCAGCGCGAGCAGCACCTTGCCGGTCCGGCCCTTGTCCTGCTGCTTGCCGCTCAGAATGACGACGGTATCGCCCTTCTTGACGTGAAGCTTGTTGTTGTGGTGGCTGCCGGCGTTGGGACGGGGCATCACAGCACCTCCGGCGCGAGCGACACGATCTTCATGAAGCGGCGGTCGCGCAGCTCGCGGGCGACCGGCCCGAAGACGCGGGTGCCGCGCGGCTCGCCCTGGTTGTTGATGACGACGGCGGCATTCTTGTCGAAACGGATGGTGCTGCCGTCGGCACGCTTGATCGCGTGGCTGGTCCGCACGACCACGGCCTTCACCACGTCGCCCGCCTTCACGCCGCCACGCGGGGCCGCGTCCTTGACCGAGGCCACGATGATGTCCCCCACGTGGGCGTAGCGCTTGTTGCCGCCACCGCCGGTCGTCAGGCCCTTGCCGCCGATGCCGCTGTTGAGCACGCGAATGCACATCAACTCGCGCGCGCCGGAGTTGTCCGCCACGTCGAGGCGGGACTGGGGCATGATCATGCCTGACCGCCTTCCGTCTCGACGGCGGTGGTCTCGATGCCTCGCGGGCGCTCGATCAGCCGCGTGACCTTCCAGGTCTTCGTCTTGCTGATGGGGCGCACCGAGATGATCTCCACCCGGTCACCGGTTCGGTACTCGTTCGTCTCGTCGTGCGCGGCGTACTTCTTGCTGCGCGTGACGACCTTGCCGTACAGCGGATGCGTGAAGCGGCGCTCGACCTTGACGCTCACCGTCTTGTCGGCCTTGTCGCTCACCACGACGCCCGTGAAGGTCTTTTTCATCGGCCCCCTCCTGTCTGCGTCTGCGCGGCCCCGCGCTTCAACTCACCGCGTACGGTGTTGAGCTGCGCGACCTCGCGACGGAGCTGCTGCACCCGGTGGGGCTGGGCGAGGTTGCCCAGCGCGCCCTGGAAGCGCAGCTCCATCAGTTCCT
This window of the Deinococcus sp. YIM 134068 genome carries:
- a CDS encoding class I SAM-dependent RNA methyltransferase, translated to MPDPLLTLDIEKLVAGGLGLSRDESGVVLVRGALPGERVLAAVRAGRGVRQGVTREVLEASPDRVEAPDLPTVDLAHASYPAQLRFKRALVEEALSRIAKLRHPVAGTVPSPREWHYRNTAQYLVTPQGLAYRERRGKEPQAVGQDPLVMEAIQTVMDRLDPERLDPATEVAFRASRLTGEVVAALIGPGEPKVFLRASDHLMDAGVVGVSLAQPSGRRFGAGVRLIAGEGEIREEFGRVQVSVSATGFAQVNPEAAGLAYLRAAELAGKGTHAVDLYGGAGAIGRHLSPNFTRVTVLDSSPEALSRGRQDVAVSGERNVTYRSGDAARFSELGTDVIVVDPPRAGLEAEARDHIHASTADRLVYVSCDPATWARDVGDLTRRGWKLGSVTPHDFYPQTSHVEVVSVLER
- a CDS encoding SMI1/KNR4 family protein, with protein sequence MGAEERAGGRLPEVYRTFLLRMGRKSGELFRGSDLLDLDRPEETDEVVREILNESPGFVLPPRAHVLLTHQGYSLQYTVAEGGFDTPAWWLSEGETEPGGHAQSFAELLDQELQLMEKLHHDQHGTGGHFLEVGEGYLRETHPARVSEERPLDQPERFVEAGESLSSSGELFRKSLGKLNSEEK
- the speA gene encoding biosynthetic arginine decarboxylase, whose translation is MTTSPSFSTADAAELYQVPNWSGGWFRVSDKGQLEVTPAPGLHAPLRAIIDEIVERGESLPVILRFPQVLAGRVKHLNDAFGKAIAEYGYTGHYQGVFPIKVNQRRLVVETVAAAGYDYAHGLEAGSKAELALCLAQRMHPDALLCCNGFKDDGFIKLALWGRSLGKNVVITLEKYSELDRVLKQARALGVKPAIGVRFKLHARGSGQWEESGGDQAKFGLNAYELLRVVERLREADMLDSLVMLHTHIGSQITDIRRVKIAVREATQTYAGLIAAGAQLKYLNVGGGLGVDYDGSKTTFYASMNYTVGEYAADVVYTVQETCKARGVPEPTIISESGRALTAHHAVLIMPVVDVTGPTRDLEELAAPNEDSHQIVKDLEEILVNLSARNYREMYNDAVGDKGTLHNLFDLGYVTLDDRARGEALFNAILRKIAKLIQGEKYVPDELEDLQKVLADKYICNFSLFQSLPDNWAIQALFPIVPVDRLNEKPTRQGTIVDITCDSDGKIEKFIDLRDVKATLPLHEPGGRPYYLGVFLMGAYQDVLGSAHNLFGKVSEAHVTVRPGGKYHLDLFVRGQKARRMIESMGYEEVMLRDSIEDQTDAALKLGTLTPEQENELLEDYGEELLGYTYLEYEEG
- a CDS encoding DUF6624 domain-containing protein encodes the protein MNEELRARLLTWMEEDRRLRSGPVDADAWLAFDSASTVFLREVVAAHGWPTRSLVGEQGATAAWLLARHSPDLSGQREVLALLCALPPGEVSPAHTTFLHDRICIREGRGQRYGTQVQPDGTPFPLEPGDVDERRAAVGLEPLSLYLRHLEH
- a CDS encoding adenylate kinase yields the protein MIQPKNKVVIFLGPPGAGKGTQAERLAREQGLTKISTGDILRDHIARGTELGRMVQPMLDAGQLVPDAILIALIRDRLAGMEPVRVIFDGFPRTTAQAEALDMLLEELGAPVSAVPLLDVPDETLIERIVDRGRQAAARGEAARSDDTEEVARKRQQVYREQTQPLIDHYGARGHLRPVDGVGSMDEVYRRIMATMP
- the secY gene encoding preprotein translocase subunit SecY, translated to MLRAFRDAFRIPELRRKIVFTLLLLAVYRLGSTIPTPGVNTDALEEATQGGLFGLISLISGGNLSQFSIFALGVLPYITASIVIQLLTTTVPALEKLSKEGEEGRKRINQYTRYAAVGLGTIQALFFSLYITSNPAFVAVGWDPGVFTVLVMVLTQVAGIAFTLWIGERMTEVGVGNGISLIITAGIIANYPREIAATGELFRTDQVSLLQIVAFAAVILVTIAGIVYVYQGERRVPVTYARARGGAPGGAARNLGGQATWLPIKVNQAGVIPVIFASAMLIIPNLIGSATTTRAPAVNAFIQTYLTVGSPWYIALEALLIFGFTYLYNSVQFDPRRISEQLREAGGFIPGVRPGAPTAEFLGGISSRLSLWGAVFLVVLTVVPQLVQRATGISTFQFSGTGLLIIVGVALETLKQLEAQLTVRRYDGFISKGRIRGRLNN
- the rplO gene encoding 50S ribosomal protein L15, with protein sequence MKLNDLTPAPGSRKNRKRVGRGPGGTDKTAGRGHKGQKARSGAGKGQFFEGGRSTLISRLPKRGFNNVGTTYEVVNLSQLAALEGDTFDRTALEGAGLVRRKNRPLKLLARGEVTRALTVHVDAASEAAVRAVQAAGGRVVLPDSGQSAGSENAEQAG
- the rpmD gene encoding 50S ribosomal protein L30; protein product: MKVTLRRSVIGRPKNQVETVKALGLRRIGDSRELTATPATRGMIRTVAHLLEVQE
- the rpsE gene encoding 30S ribosomal protein S5; its protein translation is MTFNRRNDRNAERETSEFEEKMLFVNRTSKTYQGGRRFRFAALVILGDRNGRVGMGIGKAKEVPVAIEKAKAIARKNMITVPVENGTIPHDIVGANSTSRVLLKPAGPGTGVIAGTVPRSIAELAGITNMLSKELGSRNKVNVAYAVFDGLRNLRTAGQVRAIRGITAQAQTAQPQAAQPQAGGAQ
- the rplR gene encoding 50S ribosomal protein L18, translated to MANLTTVRRKLRARRKVRVAAGERPRLSVFRSSKHIYAQIIDDTTGTTLAAASSGAVKTGTKTDTAAAVGRALAEAAAAKGVRQVVFDRGQYKFHGRVKALADAAREGGLDF
- the rplF gene encoding 50S ribosomal protein L6; its protein translation is MSRIGRQPIAVPSGVTVNTDPGLFRVKGPRGELTVPFNSELSIKSEDGQLLVERPSDRQEHRALHGLTRTLVANAVKGVSDGFTINLELRGVGYRARLAGRNLELTIGFSHPVVIEPPAGVTFTVPEPTRIDVSGIDKQLVGQVAANVRKVRKPDAYHGKGVRFVGEQIALKAGKAGATGGKGKK
- the rpsH gene encoding 30S ribosomal protein S8; the encoded protein is MLSDPIADMLTRIRNATRTYKESVDIPASKFKEELARLLVREGYVASVERTRPEGQKFDVLRVTLKYGVKREQVIKHIERVSRPGRRAYVSAENLPRIQRGLGVAVVSTSRGLLPDREARKQGVGGEVICVLW
- a CDS encoding type Z 30S ribosomal protein S14, which encodes MAKTSKVVKAERGAKFAVQNYNRCSRCGRPRGYYRFFGICRICLRELAHRGELPGVKKSSW
- the rplE gene encoding 50S ribosomal protein L5; amino-acid sequence: MQTLKTKYNEQVRPALMGQFGYSSVMAAPRIEKIVVNEGLGSSKEDSKAIDKAARELGLITLQKPIVTKAKKSISNFKLRQGMPVGLKVTLRGERMYVFLEKLINIGLPRIRDFRGINPNAFDGRGNYNLGIKEQLIFPEITYDMVDKVRGMDITIVTTAKTDEEARALLQAMGLPFRK
- the rplX gene encoding 50S ribosomal protein L24 — protein: MPRPNAGSHHNNKLHVKKGDTVVILSGKQQDKGRTGKVLLALPHEAKVVVEGVNIVTKHVKPSASNPQGGIEQREGAIHASKVALVDPETGQATRVRKQIVDGKKVRVAVKSGKVID
- the rplN gene encoding 50S ribosomal protein L14, with the translated sequence MIMPQSRLDVADNSGARELMCIRVLNSGIGGKGLTTGGGGNKRYAHVGDIIVASVKDAAPRGGVKAGDVVKAVVVRTSHAIKRADGSTIRFDKNAAVVINNQGEPRGTRVFGPVARELRDRRFMKIVSLAPEVL
- the rpsQ gene encoding 30S ribosomal protein S17, whose amino-acid sequence is MKKTFTGVVVSDKADKTVSVKVERRFTHPLYGKVVTRSKKYAAHDETNEYRTGDRVEIISVRPISKTKTWKVTRLIERPRGIETTAVETEGGQA